CGCCAGCCGCTAGGGTTGACACCACCAGGTCGAACTGCATCTCTCTCACTTCTAAACCCAGTttttcaacacacgccttcgagatgaaggagtgggtcgcccccgaatcatacagtACACAACAGGGTATTCCATACACTAAACAGGTGCTGGTGATAAGTGTACCTGAGCTTGCTGCTTCCGCGCCCGTTATAGCATATACACGCCCAACCGCTTGGGCTCGACCACCTCTTGGTTGATTCCTTCCTGCGTTCGGTGGTCTCGTCACCGCTCGTCCTCCAAAGTTGCACTCATTCTTCAAGTGTCCATTCCTTCCACAACGAGTGCAGTGTTTTCCTCCCACCAGCTGAGGACATGACGAACGGtaatgtggtcctccacactggaAACAAGTAACGTTTCCTTGTTGTCCAGGTTGTCTGGTAGTGACCAGCGCTTGAGACCCACTTGTATTTGATGGTTGGTTTGGATGAGTGTAGGGGGTCCTTCTCAGATTAGTATTGTTTCTTGATACGATCGGTCCCCTAACCACCTGTTGTTGCTTCTTTTGTCGTTCTACCTCTGCCAGATTCTTCTCCAGTACTTTGGCTCTCTCCACCATGGCAGGAAATGACCGAATACATAAACTGGAGATCAACACCTTCAGATCACTCCTCAGTCCGTTCTCAAATTTCCTACACTGCCACTCTTCACTAGTGGCCATAGTGTTGAACCTCAATAATTGCTTGAACGTGTTGGTATACTCCGATACTGACTTCCCCCCTTGTACCAATTGAAGGAACTCCACTTCCTTGGCGTAACGAACGTTGTCTGGGAAATACTCTTCATAAAATTTACTTCTGAAAACTTCCCAAGTGATGGGAATGTGAGCGTCAGTTAGTATAGTCTTCACGCTCGACCACCAGTGGCTGGCCTCACCAGTAAGTAAATACTCGATAAACGCCAACCTGTTGTCATCAAGGCACCTCTTAGCATTATATATCTTTTCCATATCTCACAGCCACTGATCTGTCTCATCAGGAAGGCACTTCCCATTAAACTTGGCGGGGTGGTATTGAAGAAAGCTTTCCAAACTCCATTCAGCATGTTGGGTAGCATTGGAAGAAGACGCTCCCTGCGTATTCCTAGTAGCTGCAATAATCTCCATCAACTGCCTCTGTGTAGCTTCAGAGTTGGCGCGAGCGGCCTCCAAACTCTGTAGGGCAGCTGCGTTCTGCTCCATTAGGGTAGTGTTTTGTTGTTGTAGCCTATCAATCACTGTTTCCAACAACCTAGTGTTGTTGGGCGCATCAGGTTCATTGGGCTGtggtggaggagggagtctaggtgccatttgtTCTCTGGGAAACAGAGAAAACGAGCGTTAGTCATGTTTAAAGAGTTgaaaaataactcattaaacacacattaagcacacagcaaaaacatagTGTACTCATACCTACAGTAtccttaagagaacaaaactgctctgataccactaatgtaacatcccaaaatacagtaataaccataaattagaattaattacatttcataatcaaacagtgcagtctttacacTAAAATTACTGTTCATAAACCAAACGGCTTTAAGTACAGAATATACTACAATACTACAGAAATAATAAGAGTcagggacgaacggttttacaaaaccaaataacCGAATGttcaaaaatcaaaactaattAACTAACATCTAAACAAACGaacgctctagggctcggcctTGACTTCCACTTCTACCAGATTCTCCCCTTCAATAACATCTTCTAGCAAtgcctcgccttctgctcacctccacacggatgatcattgcatcgATAGGACGGACGTACAGGGAcgagagacaacacaaggaaaaacgaagggtaagcttatgtaatttaattcatacatcaacatttaAATCAAACATTTCAACAACATAAGAATAGTTCAACATATATAAAACCATACGAAATCTATCACTAGacggaccgtccggactgtatgaatctgtgtagctacaggcgttcttgcacccgggtgatgtagtaactaggatacactcaacagctgccacccgaggttagccctatccaaagtacccctaaggactaggacctcctgccgttcccacacatgacctaccccctctacgtgagaatgagtactcacggaacatcaggatgaattgccagcattagcataaccatagtcatactttaccaattccaatactCAATACaggagtcgttcctccccggaacgctcgttcaatatcCAATATCacttattcatctcatataatATCCATCCTTTAAAATCTTCCactttattatcattttcatcatcgGTTACAAGGAcctaaaataacgaacgttcaaccctcatcagaacgaggacgaacgataaGAATAAGACCAACAATTCTCTCGTTCAGAACAGAAGAAGACTAAGAGAATATCTATTAGATTTAAGAAATGGATTTAGTAAACTAAGGAAATCGGTAACGAATGGTAGTTACCACGTGagtcagttaaatgaactaactctcTTGAATTCAAAATAATACTCAAGAAATAAGTCAAGTATGGAGACTTTAGACCGAATCCAatgcaagaagaaaatcaaggtGTGAGGGACTATCTTTAGAATAATTCACATACGGAAGTCAAATGTCAGTAAATGACCGAACATGGAAAAAGGGAAATATTATTACagttgaacgaacgctattttatcaAGATTGGTTATATAATAAtgcgagcgcttggtataagaccgagcactacttaggaCAAACGCTAGGTATaggaccgagcactacttaggacgaacgctaggtataagaccgagcactacttaggacgaacgctaggtataagaccgagcactacttattTTAAACTTCGAGGATGTATACATATTACTTTATTTCGGATATCCGGGTATACctatgctgagccgaacgctcaacttgGTATTTCACATGAGGACGCTCATTCTCGACCAGagttctctccaaatgaaagaattccattttaaacagtttactagaaaaccgaacggtagaggaccgttcaatgacgaacgtacattatcatagTGAGAAGTTCATATTCAAATTTTCTACTATTTTCAACATATCAGTCCATACCTTATAACTTcatatcaaatatcaatttacatactttatagaatCCATACTAACAATTCATACTCCAAAATAATTACTCATATTCACattcatacatatcaaccaTAGTCATACATATCAAACAGCATACATCATACTCATTCCTTCACACAACGGACGTTCATACAATTCAACGAACATTCATGCAATATAGTCAAAACatgagaattaaattaaataagcttcccttacctagATTAGTGAGTGAAACTTCTAAACGTAAGATTTCGGGTTCGTCCGTCTACAGCTTTCTACCCTCAAAGATCACTTAATCCTTCCAACTAAATCTAACCATAAAAATCAAGAATGACTTAGAATTTAACccttcatgcaaccagaatttggCTTTGCATGTAACAAAAGAACGTTCGACGAAGAagagaaacttaccagtttcagaatctgGAACTGTTCGGTCCAGATTGAATCTTACGACGCCGGGAGTTCTTCTATGGTCTCTGAAATGGGATCGGAGAAGGGAaggatgagttacagtagagagaagaaaaggttttctagagagaagaaggagaaaatggaaGGTCTGAGTTTGGGAAGAAGAAGGTGCGTGCAGGAGAGTGGGCAgcgttttcagaaaaatcatttttgtttaccCCACGTCCAAACGGTCGTGCACTCTCCTGTTGACACCTGCACTCCACTAACTGACTTCCGAATCTTCTACTGTGACACTTGGCGTCAGTGGTCAGATTTTTGGGTGGGTTTTTAATGATTCTGAGTAGGGTTTTGGGCgcattaaatgatattaaacaGGTGGGGTTTGGGTTAAGTTTCCGAGGTCTGACAAAAGGCCTTGAAATGTTGATTTTTGGAGCACCGCTTCTCTTCCAGCAATCCGTGTTGCCGTGACCGAGTGAGtccttttcaaaaataaaatatgtgtgtttttgtgGTAGCGGCTGCACTCCTGATTCCAAgccaaaaagataaaattcctACATCCTGAAGTACCGTAACCTTCATGTGCTTCGCGTCCCCCTGGGCCAAATGCTTTTGATTTTTTCTCCCAGCACCTCCTGGTCAAGCCCAAAATGGGTCCAACAGTGCTTTTCTTTTTACGTGATAGCAGCAACTCCCTCAAGGTGTGCACACCAACCTGACCCTACATTGTGGACGTGAGTTCCTTGTCATTCCAGGACGTGGCAGCTGCTTCTCCAATTGAAGGcgttacattttttaaaaacctaaaaacaatgctgtgtgcttccaaaaaggCCTgacacctttttttttcttttctgaccGTGACCTCTTCAATTTAAGTTGCTCCAATTGAAATCAAAAATAAAACCTTGCTCCTGGGCCTCGCTGGATGTCACTCCCCTTTTTAATTGAAGCACCCCTTTCTTAAAAGCCCAAAGAG
The Vigna angularis cultivar LongXiaoDou No.4 chromosome 5, ASM1680809v1, whole genome shotgun sequence genome window above contains:
- the LOC108319498 gene encoding uncharacterized protein LOC108319498, with the protein product MEKIYNAKRCLDDNRLAFIEYLLTGEASHWWSSVKTILTDAHIPITWEVFRSKFYEEYFPDNVRYAKEVEFLQLVQGGKSVSEYTNTFKQLLRFNTMATSEEWQCRKFENGLRSDLKVLISSLCIRSFPAMVERAKVLEKNLAEVERQKKQQQVVRGPIVSRNNTNLRRTPYTHPNQPSNTSGSQALVTTRQPGQQGNVTCFQCGGPHYRSSCPQLVGGKHCTRCGRNGHLKNECNFGGRAVTRPPNAGRNQPRGGRAQAVGRVYAITGAEAASSGMDWLATNRVLIDCGRKGLVFPDEEEEELSVTLSQLKEDIMEGASCFLIMTHADEEFGGLILERSSSSELGGGRSVVDEFPDVFPEEMPRLPPTREVEFTIDLVTTATPISVQPYRMSPAELAELKNQI